The following nucleotide sequence is from Apium graveolens cultivar Ventura chromosome 4, ASM990537v1, whole genome shotgun sequence.
ATTATGAATTCGTGGTGATATTTGGTAGATCACCACCGGTACAACTCTTTAGATGCCACTATTTCACCATCTGGATTTTACTAAAACCTCCCTGCCCGGGTGCAAAACAGTCTGCTATTCTCTAATCTTCCTCCCTCACTTCAACAAGCTTTCCTCGAACCCACTTTTTAATTTTCTTTATTGATTTAGGTGGTTTCTCTTCCCTTGTTGATTTTGTAGGTCTCTCTCTTTCCCCTAATTCAGAGTTTGCTCCATTTCGCACCAAGTTTCCATGCCTGACGTTACTACCATTGGGTGTCAGTCGATCCAGTTGATGCGTGAAGCTGGACGGCTCTATCTTTTCCTGAAGTGTTTTGTATTGAGACAAATTGGTGTCATTGTTAAGCAATTCTTTAAAGTACTCTTTACCATTCATAAAATCCGCATCATAGGAGCTGTTTGGTAGAAGTTCATCCTCGCGGCTCAGTAATTCCTGCAAATTAAAGTCATCAAAAGCAGAGTCTGAAATGTCATCAAAATATGACAGTAAGGCTTGGGATCCATTTATTTCCATCTGATTCTTTATGAACAAACCATTAGATCTAGTGTCAGTCTTCGTCTTGAAACTACTAACAGTATGGCTTGAAAGAATGTTTGAGTCATTTTCATCAGGAACGCCCTCTATAGATTCAATAGACTGAATTGCTTCAGCTATGAGCTTCCTAGTTTCAATGAGGGATGCTTGAGCAAGGGGGCTCTTGGTTGCAGCTAACTCAAGGGCTTTTGCTGCCTTCTCTGCTTCAGCTATTAAAAGCCTGCATAATAACAACCACACTCTCTATTATGCTGTTGAGTAAAATCAAAAAACCCCAGTAATGCTTTTATGGCAAAGAGTAGATTAAGGGATTTATACACAACTTGGAATATAAGAACCAAAAGAGCCAGAATTAATAATCCTGTCTCAAGATGTCAGGCGTAAAAAAATGGAAAAGCCTTTTTTTCCTATTACAAACATTTTGTTTGGTTAAAACTTCAAACGAAAGAAAAAAAATActaatttaaagaaaaataaatataatatcgTTCAAGGGAGAAGATGAAATGAAATAGAAAATTAGCACCCAGGGACTTTTTCAGACCCTTATCACTCTGAAAAATATGACCAATGTGAATTCATTTGATTCATTTTTGCCACATTTATCCAAACCATTCCTTTTTCAAGCTACTTATACTTGAACCAATATATAGAGTCTATATATTGCATATAGTTCagaaaaaggggaacttacttGGCTCTAGTGATTGCTTCAGCTTTTTTATTCTCTCTATCTGCTCTAATATTTTTAATCATCTTCAACTTGGAACTTGCTAGCGGGTCCGTATAGATGGGCATCTTACTTCTTTTCTTAATTGTTTGTTGAGTTGTTCTTTTTGTTGTATTACATGCAGAATTATCTGTTACAATTTTCTTCTTTTTTGATATGCTTGTGCTTGAGCTTGTGCTTGTGTTTGAGCTTGAGCTTGTTTTCTTCCGCCTTCTAGGATTGTCAGCACCAATAGGGGTACCGTGATATTTTGAAAGACCGCTGTATACACGATCACGGTAAGCCTGGTTGAGCCAAGAAATACTTCAATGAATAAAATACTATGTAAAAATGAAATACCAACTGGTAGAATCATCATTACGGCGCAATTACAAAATGTGAAGGATAACTCTTATTTTACCCAGATTTTGTAAACTTTTAAGGTCAAAAGTAGGATTTATCTGAGTATATAATGTGGATCAAGTTACAGACATACTTCTTTGATCCGTACGGATTACACTATATGTTtaatatcctatatataattggaGTAAAAGGGTTATTGTGGTGTGGCATGGTATGGCCATCTGAGGATCCCACAGAGAGCtaaaaaggaagaagaaatgtAGAAACTATAAAATTTCTATTTTAATACAATTTAAAATAGAAACATAAACTAATAAAACACattcaataacaatattaatatAATATGATTATAAAATGTAGTGGTATTTCTTCAAATAATATTaaatagaaattaaaaaaaatgatttttaatcaTCTCTTTCAACAATCGTTAGGCTTAGGTCCTTCAAACTAAATTTATGAGAATCATCAGATTTGTTACTAAAAAGATATTCAATACAAAGGTCTGAGATTCCAATTCTATCAACAACATATTAAAAGTTGAATTTGTTATTTACAacataatattattataataatatataattattaaaaaatgaatAGGAAATcactaaaaatattttaaaaatctgTCCAATCGAACCGGTTAAAAAAACTAGTTATTTGTTAATTGATGAAACCCCTTTTCTGTACTAGTACTAGCTAGAAAATAGTagtaccaaattttggttcctgtatatataattaatagttaCAAAATTTAAATTAATCTTACAAATATTCTATAACCTAATAAATACTAATCTAATATAATTTATTCATTattgaagaaaagaaaaaaaattatccCCATGCTTCACACAGGTTAATTTAGAACATTCAACTTACAGGATCAGCCCATTTAGCAGCAATTGCCTCGGAAATTTTTCTTTTCTGCTCTGCTGATTTGGGGGCTCTCTTGCTACCTTTGGGCCTGGGGCTTCTCTTCCTTTGTTCAACACTTTCTACCCATTCCTTCTCAAGCTCTTCGTCCAAAATCTTGTAGGAGTCCCATTGCAGTTCTTCCTCACCAGCCAAGCCCTTTCTCGATGCCTCAGCTATTAAGTTTTGCCAATCAAAGTGGCAAGTTTCCTGTAGCATCAGCTTTTCACGACGCTTATTCCACCCCATTCGCACCCCAACCCCTATTCTTATCCTCGTTTCTTCGCTGCACAATACATAAAGCATTATTAAAAAATGTAGGAATATTTGTATGTATGAGCTCATAGATGAATTTACTAGTGTTTGAGTTTATGTCTATTGAAAAAATTATCAATATCTAAAGTGACGCCATGGAAGAGGAATTAGTTTGGTGTATAGTTTCCACTATTTAGTAGTCCACTCCAGAAGTCTATTCACACAACTAATACATAGTACCAATGGTATATACTAAAAGGAAATATATGTAAAGAGGCAAATTAATACTGCATCAATACAGAATAAATGAGACTCTACCTTTGAGCATGCCCCAGATTTACTAACTTCATCTTGACCTGCGCAATTAAAGCATGCTAAATGAAATTACAAATCATATGCGTAAcaatttaaaatatgaaaatttTCCTCCAAAAGAAAATGCGCAAGCCCCAATTCCATAGGTGATCCATCAAAGAAAAATCAATAGCTCAATAATGATCAAACAGAAACTTATATTTTACTTGTAATAGTTGTAAATCACTGATGTTGTCTTTGATTGGGGTGAATGAGACGGGGAGAGAATGGAATGACATTAGTACTATTTATAAAGCAATTTTTATAAGTTATGTTCCTTCCTCTTCTGCATTTCTAGCAATCTGAACTAAAGCTGAAAACCACAAATTTGAGAAGGAATGCTCTCATTTTTTTTCACTCTTCACTCGTACATTCTTCCTTATTTCTTGAATTATGTACACAATCTTTCTTTCCATTCTATCCACCAAATGGAGCATTATTGTAGTTGTTACATAGCAAGCAAGTCCATGTACCAACAACAAGCTTGTTCTTTAAGAGACCAAAGTACTGTCACTTAAAAGTAGGTTATCCAAAATAGTTCAAATCATCATATGAATCACATTACAAGTAAAAAAGGTCAGTGCGAGAAGCCTAGATGAAAGATCTTTAGTGCATATGGAATACATAGTTACATGGCCACAGAATAGAAGAAACCACTCCATAGTAATTTCACCAACAGCTTAGATGGAAATATAAACCTGTAAATTTGGAGGTAAAAACAATCGATCTTTATATGCCATTTCATTATATACCATGTTACTCAAGAATGCAGGACATGTGTACCAAGACCGGTTCCTTCTCTAAACCTATAACCCCACATAGCAACATTCATGTCCTCTCCTTCTCTAACGCTGGTACAACAGCGGAACTGAAAAGTCCAGGTTACAGATAGTATTCATCGAGATACAAAAAATGGGTGCTACTCGGTAATTTGAATTTTATGTATGATTACATATTTTTTTGCATTATTGTGTATTGTGTAACATTATTCTTACATGACATCACCTTAGGATCCTGCATTGCAAGCTTAGTCTTCTCTCTGATCTTCCGCAGGGTTTCTACAAATGCAACAGATTCAGGTAATCAACAAAAATGACAAGAAGTATAATAATTCTTATATACGCTCGTTTAAATCTCAAGTTTCTTAATGCTGTTAGCTACCTGGACTATGTTTCCTGCCTTTATTCCACGGTGTATTTCCCTTATTTGCTTTGGAGATCCTCATCCTTCTTAATTTTTCTTTATCGTCTACATCAGTAAATTCCTCACTTGTAGATTGATGCTCAACCCCTTGGGTTTTTTGGGAACCAGTTTCAACATGCATTCTGTGGTGATCATCATGTGCATCGCTCTCAGCTGAAATCTTCGGTTCAAGGGTAGCGACTGCACTAACCAGAGCCCCCCTAGATTGCAGCTTAATATGACTGATATTGAACTCTCTTATTTGTGTGGGGATCTTGAAAGATATTGACAGATATGACAATCTCATATCATTTACATGATACAACTTGCGAGCCCCCAAAGGAAGCAGATGATCTTGGAAGGAATGCTGGGAAGAAGTAAGCTCTGCGACATAGGTGCATGAACAATGCGAGGATGAGTCGCATAGGATATAATTAGATGCAGTAGTGTATAGCAATACAATAATATGCACAAGGAGTAGCCATGTTTAAGAAATCATACCTATACTACTCGAAGAAAGAGGAATTGTAATTGCACTTCAGAAAATGTATCAATTAAATCCAATTAGAACCAAATTGCATCCAATCTAGTATAATTTAAAAGTATATGCTAGACTTTAATTATCCATTTTCCGGTCTTCCCACTTACATTCTTATGTAGAAATTAGAGCAACATATGTGCTAACAATTTGCTATTTTAGAAGCAAGTGTAGCATTGAATTGGAGAAGCGCGTTTAATAAAAGTAAGTCCAACAGTGATGCTACATCTAGAATATAGCATCCATGAAACATAACTTAGTCCAATGGAACCAATAAAACTGCTATAAAATGATGCTAAATAATAGAAATGATACATATTTGAGCATTGTATAGGAAATGGAGTTGGATGAAATAAAGAAAGTATAATGAGTAAGTTAGCAGCAACAGAAAGGAAAGCACAAAtaataataagagtaataattAATGAACAAGTAATAGAAGGGGAAAGAGAAGTGAACCTAATAAAGGCATGGAGAGTAGAGGTCATTCATACAATCACTGAATAACACAATTGAGCGAGAGAGTGAGGGTCGCAAATGAAGATAAAAGATATTCGAGGGAGCTGAGGAGAGGGTTTGCTCCCTCCAGTGCTTTTAGATATTTTATTTCCCCCCCCCTTCCCCTTCGTGTCCGCGGCTGGTACAGTATAATTTGTACTCGTGTAtcatttatttaatataattgGAAATTAATAAAATTTGTATTTGGGAGTacattaattttatataaaaaattaaatgaTAAAAATATACTAGATAATTAAATATTCAGGATAGGAAACAACTAAATTCAGAAATCTAATATTCTTATTTGTATTTCGGTATGAAAATATGATATctaaattatattataaatattagttatttttaaattttatttatatatatttatttcgtaTATTTTCGTTTCGTATCGTATACTTATTTTGAAAAACCAAACTCGACATTAATTATATTCATATTTTTTGTATTGAtatataaatttttgaatttaaatacTAATTATTTTGAGATACGTGAAAAATGAATGCGATATGTTTTCGGATAAAAACGATGACACGGAGTAAAGAAGTCAAATTGAGCTGATATTTTATTTGGCACACAAAGAGCAGCCATCTTTAGGTGTAAAGTCTATTTGTTCctcttatttttttttatactTTTTTTTGTCAGTTCACCCCTTTTTTAAAGGGTGAAAAacaaatttagcctatttttatataaaattgacaaaaataaccaatttctgaaaagttggcaAACTTTAGCCGATGAGATACCAACTGTCAGTGAAGTATCCACTTTATACAATATACCCAATTGGCAgtggagtatcccatatatgaaatacccaactaccagtggagtatcttatacaaattgggatacccaactgacagtgAAGTATTCATTCGGCCAAAATTGACCACTTTTTTCTAGAAATactatttttgttaaattttttcaaaaatcggctatttttatcattttttcttttttaaaacATGTATTTCTCCATTTTTTAATACACGTGTGCTTAACCGAAAATTTGGATTTcgaaataaattttatattaataattaaattgatatgaatatattaatatttattccTAAAAATAAGTGATGGAATGAATCATGTAAAACAGCAGTCTGTTGTTATCACAAATGGGCAACGAGTATCACATGAAATGAAGATAGATGAAAATGCAGAAGAAATTACGAAGCAGCTGCATCAGTTACGACTTTGAATTTCCAACGTCTGATTTTCTTTGTAAACTAACCAGGCAGCAGCCGTTGAAGAGTCTTCTCCTTCTTCTCTTGCTTACTGACTTTGACTTGTATTTTTCCTCCTAAAAACTCTCTATAACTTTCACTTTCATTTCTCCCTTCATTCATGCATTTCATTTCTTCCACGCCACGCCTAACACCACAATCTCTATTCTTATATAATATTAACAAATTTCACTTGTTCACTTCATCCATCTTTCTCTCCAATCTCCAAGTCAATTATTTTTGTTCATATTCGAATTAACAAGCAGAAACTAGGAATCCTAAAAAATGGATGATCATTCCAACGAGACGAGTCAGAAACTGGAAGAATCAGCTGCAGTTGAGCTAACAGGCAAGATCATGGTGGTAGCTATCATAGTTCTGTTTGTAGTCATTGCATTTGTGGTCTTTCTTCACCTCTATGCTAAATGGTACTGGCGTCATTTAGGCCAACGTGGCAACTCAATTACTCGTCGACAACGACGCGTCGATTTTGCTGGCGGTCACCACGTAGTGACTGCTGCCACTGCCCTACGTGGTCACGGTCTAGACCCCTCGTTCCTCAAAGCCCTGCCCGTCGTTCTCTTCTCTCCTCGAGACTTCAAAGATGGTTTGGAATGCTCGGTTTGTCTCTCAGAGGTCATCCAAGGAGAAAAAACTAGAATTTTACCAAAATGTAACCACGGGTTTCACGTTCATTGCATTGATATGTGGTTTCAGTCTCATTCCACCTGTCCAATTTGCAGAAACCCGATTCATCATTCCAATCCCGATCAATTATCATCACAGGGGATTACACAGAATACACCAGAAACTGTACTTGCTACAGAAGCCCTGACCTTACCTACTAATGTATTGTATTGGGGCAATGAGGTCCAGGTCAGCACTTTGCGATTACAAGATGATCATGATGATGTTGTTACTTCTTCCCAACAGGTTTCTTCAACATCATCTTCGTTTCCTACCAGTAGTGATAATACGCGAGATGACCATTATTTGGTAATCGAAATACCAAGACAGACAAACGAGGAGGAAGATCAGAAGTCCCCCGTGCTGTCGCGGTTAAGGTCACTAAAGAGACTTTTAAGCAGAGATAGAAAAATCAATCCTTTCACTCCCAGCAGTAGTGTTGATGTCGAACAACCTGCAACATCTCAGAATTAGTTGTCCCGTCGTGTGCATACATAGTGGATTAGTCCTGCCAGCAACACAAGATTCTATTTTTTAGTTCAATCAGGATTCAGGGGACGCCAGTCTCTATATATCCTTATTCAATGTTCTTTCATTTTTTCAGCACAGCAAAGAGTTCGTTTCTGGTGCTATTGAAACGGACCTTTTCGATTCGTTTAGTGTTAAAATAGGCGTCTCTGTTTGAGAGTGTCAAATTATAAACCTCTCCCACAGTAGAGTGTTTTTGGATTTCTATAACCAATAAAGCtctaatttataaatatttattgagATTCGGTTCAAATTTATATCAAACTAAACATCCTATTCTGTATGTGCTCATGCAAAAGCAAAAATATACAGGACATATGGGTAATATTTAAATTAACAATTCGCTGAACACCAATATCATCACGTGATCCCCCTAGAAAATAAGAGTTAAGTCAGTGTAATCCAGATTATAGATGCAACAGTCAAAGCAGAATCACATGAGTACACATGATCCCACCTTGCATCACATTTTCCACCAGATCTTGGTTTCAAGATGGCACATATTTCCATCGATTCTACGGGGTGTTTGATTAATGGTTAATGTGTCCGGTTAACAGGAATCAGAACCTTAAACTCAAGTAATTATATTGTTTGGATTATCAATTTAGTGGTGGGCAATGAGAACATCGTTGCCTCTTGCGTAAATTAAACCCACCATGCCTCTTGGGTTTCCATTTCATTATCATTCTCATTAACCTCCATTCACATACCCTTCATTCTCATTCTTGATTCTCATTCTCCCGGTGCATCCGAACGCCCCCTATATATAAATTTCAGAGTTGCAATAGTTCACAAACCTGCATCAACTTCTGTATGCTTGAAATTTGTGAATCATGAAATCCCAGTTAAGAACATTACTGACAACTCTGGTTTTAGCATTCTTTCTCATTCTACATAATGGAGCACAGGGATCAAGGCTATGGGCAAAAGTGCATGCACTacctgcttcaatcttgccttcATCTTCGCAAGTTGTGATCACCGATTCGCAGCAGCCTTTGCAGCAAGTTAATTCCAACTTTAAAAGGGTACCACCAAGCAGATCAAACCCTACTCACAACAAGTAACTTCTCATATCTCCAACACTGATTATTATTTCGAGATAGCCAGGTTTCAGGTCTCTCATATCATGCTCTTGTATTTTTCCAGGTCCAAACATTCATGAAATTATCTGCAGAAACTAGCAACTAATTGTTGTAGACGGTACAAGGAAAATATATAATTCATCATATaaattatgctagatttttattgatttattttaattttattacgTTTTGACAGTCACGAAATGCCTGTAGTGATTTACTAACTTCACTTGTACTTTTAGTACAGATGCTAGTTACGCAGCACCACAGATTTACAAATTATATACTACAGATTTACAAATTCTATACTACAAATTTTTCCATGTGTAAATTAATGGCGGATCCGAGGTCGGAGGTGAGGGGTCATACATAATACTTTAAAACGACGGTGTATGTTAAATTTATCGAATCGATAATGTTAAAATCAGGTCCAATATGATTTTTATAtgatattttttcaaattttccACTTAATAGGCCATACTAATTTTTGTTTGCTTACAAAATTGGCCATATTCAAAGTAAGATCTtcaataatttatttatttttcgtTTGTGATAGTCGTAAATGTTATGTCCTGTAATCATTTCTTACGACTGTTTCGTTGCTACGGTTGCGGCTTGATGTGCATAATTGAGACAAACTAACACGGCCCGATAGAAAAGATAACAAGCCCAATACTTTTAAAGCCCAGGCCCAATTATATATACGAAATTGTGTAAGGATTTCGAAAAGAGAATTGTAATACAACCAAGAATTGCTAAATGTTTACAACCAAGAATTGCTAAATGTTTACAGAAGAGTACATGGGAAGGAAGAGAGGAACACAAGTTCACAATTTGCAAAAACATAAAAAACTCCGGCCTATCCTCACAATCTCTTTATACAACAATATAACTAACTCTCCCGCCAATTTCATCTGAATATTCTGGAAAGATTCTTTGAATCATGACAAACGCTCTCCCTTGAAACCAAGCTTGTCCTCAAGCTTGAAAGTCAGGAAACTGACTGTGAATAAACGTGACATCTTCCCAGGAAGCCTCGATCTCCTCTAGTCCGGACCATTGTACTAACCACTGTCGTACCGACTTGTTATCTCTTATGATTTCCCTTCTTTGTAACACACGAATTGGAACAAGGGGACTAATGTCATCTTGGTTAACCTCTGGTAAAACACCTGCTTGAATTGGAGTTGTTCCCACATGTTTTTTCAATAGTGATACATGAAAGACTGGATGAATCCTGGCATGATCAGGAAGCTTTAACCTGTAAGCTACAGTAACAATTTTGTCTAGAATCTGAAATGGACCAAAAAACTTGGTTGTCAACTTAAGTGAGGATCTTATTGCAACACTTTGCTGCCTATATGGTTGTAATTTCAAATATACCCAGTCACCCTTCTCAAAGGTCCTGTCAGTTCTGTTCTGATCTGCAAAATATTTCATTCTGTTTTGTGCCTTGGCCaaattttccttcaaaacttGCAAAACTTGAGTTCTCTGTTGCAACACATTTTGAGCAGTAGGAATGATCATGTCTTGTAAATTCCCTAGACTTAAAGGTACTGGTTTGATATCATATACAGCTTCATGGGGGGTAATTCCCAAACTGCTATGGAAAGAAGTATTATACCAATACTCAGCCATTGGTAACCACTTCCTCCAACTAGAAGGTCTATCTCCAGTAAAACATCTCAGATAAGCTTCCAAACATTGATTTAAGCGTTCTGTTTGGCCATCACTCTGTGGATGATAAGCCGTTGAAAAATGCAGTGCTACCTCCAACTTCTCAAAAATAGAAGTCCACACCGCACTAGTAAATATCTTGTCCCTATCACAAACTATAGAACTAGGTATTCCATGTAACTTGAAAATGTTATCAAGGAATAGATTTGTCACATCCAAAGCAGTAAATGGATGACTCAAAGCGATAAAATGTCCATATTTAGTTAATCGATCTATTACTACCAAAACAGTATCCATACCTTCTGAATTTGGCAGTTGTTCTATAAAATCCATTGAAATATGAGTCCAAGGTTGGTTTGGAATTGTTAGAGGTTGCAATAATCCTGGACTTTGAATATGCTCGCTTTTGGTTCTCTGGCAAACCTCGCATCCTTTAATCACCTCAATGATTTCATTCTTCATAAGTGGCCAGTAAAAAATCAACTTCATCCTCTGATAGCAAGCATTTTGTCCTCAATGTCCCCCTAATGTTGAATTGTGTAGTAATTCAATCATTTTCTTTCTAACACCCCCTGAGCTTCCCAGATAAATTTTTTGATTCTTTCTCAGAATTCCCTGAACATACTGATATTCAGAATGCTCATCATTCTCCAGTAGCACTTTACTGATTAGTTGCTGACATTCCTGATCATCATTATAACTCAAAAGAACTTGGTGTATCCACAGTGGTTGTACCTCAGTTATTGAACATGCTTGTTGTATTTCAGTTGCTGCTGTGGACTCTTCCCTTCTAGATAAAACATCTGCTGCAACATTTTCACACCCTTTCTTATATTGAATTTCATAATCCAACCCTAATAACTTGGACATCCATTTATATTGTAAAGCTGTGTGTAATTGTTGTTCCAACAAATATTTCAGAGACTGATGATCTGTTTTAATTATGAAGTGATTCCCCACCAAATAATGTCTCCACTTAGTAACAACCATTACTAATGCTAACAGCTCTTTCTCATAGACTGACAACCCTAAATTCTTAGAATTGAAGGATTTACTCAGATAAGATATGGGTCGACCCTTCTGCATTAGCACTGCCCCCATTGCTTTACCACACGCATCAGTTTCTACTATAAAGGGCTGAGAAAAATCAGGAATTCCCAGGACTGGTGCAGAACTGAGAGTCGTTTTAAGTTCCTCAAAAGCAGCTGTAGCCTCAGAATTCCATACAAAACTATCCTTCCTAAGCAAATTAGTCAAAGGCCTTGTTATAGCTCCATACCCTTTAATGAATCTTCTGTAATACCCAGACAAACCCAAAAACCCTCTTAATTCCTTAACTATTGTAGGAACAGGCCATGCTAAAATACTCTCCACCTTAGAAGGATCCATGCTCACGCCATTCCCAGAAATCATATGCCCCAGATAATCAACTGATTGCACTAGAAAAGTGCATTTAGATTTTTTAGCATATAACTGATTTTTCTGTAAAATTTGCAAAACCAGTTCCAAGTGTTTTATATGACTATCCAAATCAGCACTATATATGAGGATATCATCAAAGAATACTAAAACAAACTTCCTCAAATATGGCTGAAATATTTGATTCATTAATGCCTGAAACGTAGCTGGAGCATttgtcaacccaaaaggcattacgACAAATTCAAAGTGTCCATGATGTGTCTGAAATGCTGTTTTAGGAATGTCTACTGGCTTGACTAGAATCTGATGGTATCCAGCCCTTAAATCTAGTTTTGAAAATACCTTTGACCCATGCAACTCATCCAACAACTCATCTATATTGGGAATAGGAAATTTATCCTTGACAGTCAGATTATTTAAATGTCTATAGTCTACACAAAACCTCCATGAATTATCCTTCTTCTTAACCAAGATTACTGGTGAAGCATAAGGACTATTGCTTGGTCTAATCGTACCAGCATCAAGCATTTCCTGAACCTGTTTCTCGATTTCACTCTTCTGTCAATGTGGATACCTATAGGGTTTAAGCTTAAATGGTTTTGAACCCTCATATAATGGAATAGAATGATCCACATTTCTTACTGGTGGTAGTGCATCAGGAGTAGCAAAAACTATATTATACTTGTCAAGTAAAGAAGAAATACTACCATATAGTACCTCATTTTGATCTTCATGTTAAGAATAAATAGATTCTTTTGCCTCTTTTTGTGATGTATCCATAATATTTCCTATAACCCTTCCTTTATTGAAATGATCCAAAGCTTTCCCTCTGACAAGTTTGATATCTGCTTCTTTGACCATTCCTTGCAATATCATCTGATCCTTCTCGTCTACATCAGCATTAAGTTTCAAATAAAGTTTCTTAAAATCAAACATGATAGGACTGTATTGCTCCAACCAGTCAACTCCAATTATCATATCCCATCCTCCTATTTCTAAAACCCTCAAATCAAAACAAAATTGATACTGTTGAATCTTCCATTTTACTTTAGGAATATTTCTTTTACTACTCACTGTCCTCCCATCAGCTAACTTAATTTGCAGTTCCTCTATTCCTGTACTCTTCAAGTTAATCCTCTCCACCAATTTAGCATCTATATAGCTTTTAGTACTACCAGTATCCACTAACATACTAACCACTTCTGTTCCAATCCTTCCCACCAATGTTATAGTTTTTCTAGTCATGTTATCCGATAATGCATTTAATGAAACTTCTGCCAAAGTTGCATTCTCTTTATCCTCTTCCTCACACTCTTGTTCCAACTCTACCAATGCTTTTTCAGTGCTTTCATCAAACAACATAAAAGTGTATTGAGCATTTTTACAAACATGACCTTGCCCCTATTTCTCTCCACATTTATAACAAAGATGATTATTCTTTCTATACTGAAACTCCTCTGGTGATATCTTCTTAAAAACCCCATCAGTCTTTTTCTCATCCTCTTCCCATTTTCTC
It contains:
- the LOC141717577 gene encoding uncharacterized protein LOC141717577 isoform X1, with protein sequence MPLLELTSSQHSFQDHLLPLGARKLYHVNDMRLSYLSISFKIPTQIREFNISHIKLQSRGALVSAVATLEPKISAESDAHDDHHRMHVETGSQKTQGVEHQSTSEEFTDVDDKEKLRRMRISKANKGNTPWNKGRKHSPETLRKIREKTKLAMQDPKVKMKLVNLGHAQSEETRIRIGVGVRMGWNKRREKLMLQETCHFDWQNLIAEASRKGLAGEEELQWDSYKILDEELEKEWVESVEQRKRSPRPKGSKRAPKSAEQKRKISEAIAAKWADPAYRDRVYSGLSKYHGTPIGADNPRRRKKTSSSSNTSTSSSTSISKKKKIVTDNSACNTTKRTTQQTIKKRSKMPIYTDPLASSKLKMIKNIRADRENKKAEAITRAKLLIAEAEKAAKALELAATKSPLAQASLIETRKLIAEAIQSIESIEGVPDENDSNILSSHTVSSFKTKTDTRSNGLFIKNQMEINGSQALLSYFDDISDSAFDDFNLQELLSREDELLPNSSYDADFMNGKEYFKELLNNDTNLSQYKTLQEKIEPSSFTHQLDRLTPNGSNVRHGNLVRNGANSELGERERPTKSTREEKPPKSIKKIKKWVRGKLVEVREED
- the LOC141717577 gene encoding uncharacterized protein LOC141717577 isoform X4, coding for MPLLELTSSQHSFQDHLLPLGARKLYHVNDMRLSYLSISFKIPTQIREFNISHIKLQSRGALVSAVATLEPKISAESDAHDDHHRMHVETGSQKTQGVEHQSTSEEFTDVDDKEKLRRMRISKANKGNTPWNKGRKHSPETLRKIREKTKLAMQDPKVKMKLVNLGHAQSEETRIRIGVGVRMGWNKRREKLMLQETCHFDWQNLIAEASRKGLAGEEELQWDSYKILDEELEKEWVESVEQRKRSPRPKGSKRAPKSAEQKRKISEAIAAKWADPAYRDRVYSGLSKYHGTPIGADNPRRRKKTSSSSNTSTSSSTSISKKKKIVTDNSACNTTKRTTQQTIKKRSKMPIYTDPLASSKLKMIKNIRADRENKKAEAITRAKLLIAEAEKAAKALELAATKSPLAQASLIETRKLIAEAIQSIESIEGVPDENDSNILSSHTVSSFKTKTDTRSNGITEPRG
- the LOC141717577 gene encoding uncharacterized protein LOC141717577 isoform X3; protein product: MVYNEMAYKDRLFLPPNLQVKMKLVNLGHAQSEETRIRIGVGVRMGWNKRREKLMLQETCHFDWQNLIAEASRKGLAGEEELQWDSYKILDEELEKEWVESVEQRKRSPRPKGSKRAPKSAEQKRKISEAIAAKWADPAYRDRVYSGLSKYHGTPIGADNPRRRKKTSSSSNTSTSSSTSISKKKKIVTDNSACNTTKRTTQQTIKKRSKMPIYTDPLASSKLKMIKNIRADRENKKAEAITRAKLLIAEAEKAAKALELAATKSPLAQASLIETRKLIAEAIQSIESIEGVPDENDSNILSSHTVSSFKTKTDTRSNGLFIKNQMEINGSQALLSYFDDISDSAFDDFNLQELLSREDELLPNSSYDADFMNGKEYFKELLNNDTNLSQYKTLQEKIEPSSFTHQLDRLTPNGSNVRHGNLVRNGANSELGERERPTKSTREEKPPKSIKKIKKWVRGKLVEVREED
- the LOC141717577 gene encoding uncharacterized protein LOC141717577 isoform X2, which codes for MRLSYLSISFKIPTQIREFNISHIKLQSRGALVSAVATLEPKISAESDAHDDHHRMHVETGSQKTQGVEHQSTSEEFTDVDDKEKLRRMRISKANKGNTPWNKGRKHSPETLRKIREKTKLAMQDPKVKMKLVNLGHAQSEETRIRIGVGVRMGWNKRREKLMLQETCHFDWQNLIAEASRKGLAGEEELQWDSYKILDEELEKEWVESVEQRKRSPRPKGSKRAPKSAEQKRKISEAIAAKWADPAYRDRVYSGLSKYHGTPIGADNPRRRKKTSSSSNTSTSSSTSISKKKKIVTDNSACNTTKRTTQQTIKKRSKMPIYTDPLASSKLKMIKNIRADRENKKAEAITRAKLLIAEAEKAAKALELAATKSPLAQASLIETRKLIAEAIQSIESIEGVPDENDSNILSSHTVSSFKTKTDTRSNGLFIKNQMEINGSQALLSYFDDISDSAFDDFNLQELLSREDELLPNSSYDADFMNGKEYFKELLNNDTNLSQYKTLQEKIEPSSFTHQLDRLTPNGSNVRHGNLVRNGANSELGERERPTKSTREEKPPKSIKKIKKWVRGKLVEVREED